One window of Nitrospirota bacterium genomic DNA carries:
- a CDS encoding response regulator transcription factor — translation MSRPRVLLADDHTLVLDGFRKLLEERCDIVGVAEDGRTLLRMAEELQPDLVTLDISMPQLNGIDAARKLKKMLPRTKLIFVTMHADSAYVNEAFKAGASGYLLKRSAGSELLQAIESAMGGQCYVTPLVAKGLVKAVITGGRPAVSKDEPLTARQREVLQLVAEGMTVKEIATTLNISPKTVEFHKSQIMTQLDLHTTAELTKYALLHGLTASD, via the coding sequence ATGAGCAGGCCCCGGGTGCTCTTGGCTGATGACCATACGTTGGTGTTGGACGGATTCCGGAAGCTGTTGGAGGAGCGGTGCGACATTGTGGGCGTCGCGGAGGATGGCCGTACTCTTCTTAGAATGGCAGAAGAACTCCAGCCGGACCTCGTCACGCTCGACATCTCGATGCCGCAGCTCAATGGGATCGACGCCGCTAGGAAGCTGAAGAAAATGCTTCCTCGCACCAAGCTGATTTTCGTCACCATGCATGCCGATTCGGCCTATGTGAATGAAGCGTTCAAGGCAGGTGCTTCCGGTTATCTCCTGAAACGATCCGCCGGCTCAGAATTACTCCAAGCCATTGAGTCGGCTATGGGGGGGCAGTGTTATGTCACCCCATTAGTTGCAAAAGGTCTGGTGAAGGCGGTCATCACCGGCGGCAGGCCTGCCGTGTCGAAGGATGAACCATTGACGGCGCGTCAACGAGAAGTCTTGCAACTCGTTGCGGAAGGGATGACGGTCAAGGAGATTGCGACGACCCTCAATATCTCACCAAAGACCGTCGAGTTTCACAAGTCGCAGATCATGACCCAACTCGATCTTCATACGACGGCAGAGCTGACAAAATACGCACTCCTTCACGGCCTCACCGCATCGGACTAA
- a CDS encoding efflux RND transporter periplasmic adaptor subunit, translating to MRRLARYFRGSALGLLLGVAAAVFGCDGAPPTSAVALPQVAPGDGLVRLSAKESLRVGVVVAPVVRSEFRTHREFPALVQPNQRAMADITTLVRGRVVDVYADLGQQVEANALLAILYSSDLGLAQSAYLKARAKLHLAEQGYARAKFLLKEQVIGEAEAQRRQAELLSMQAEADESRDRLKLLGMDDDQFLRLGRSRNIQSHVPIVAPFSGRIIGRSLTRGEVVETTEKLFVIADLSEVWVLANIPERDIAFVHAIHASGARHAEIRVNAYPKEVMTGTITYVGDVLDPATRTMQVRLELPNPDGRLKPEMFATIRLSSEPQPDQLVVPDAALQQDQGRTFVFVQRDADTYEARDVQVGESNGIATTILSGLSEGDPVVTHGAFLLKSELLKKQV from the coding sequence ATGAGGAGGTTGGCACGATATTTCAGGGGCTCGGCTCTCGGTCTGCTCCTCGGCGTGGCCGCGGCGGTATTCGGTTGTGATGGTGCGCCGCCCACGTCTGCGGTTGCTCTTCCGCAGGTCGCTCCCGGCGATGGACTCGTCCGTCTATCGGCGAAAGAATCCTTGCGGGTCGGGGTAGTGGTCGCGCCGGTAGTTCGGAGCGAGTTCCGAACCCACCGGGAGTTTCCTGCCCTCGTTCAGCCGAATCAGCGTGCCATGGCCGACATTACGACGCTCGTCCGGGGCCGTGTCGTCGACGTGTATGCGGATCTAGGCCAGCAGGTCGAAGCGAACGCCCTGCTGGCGATCCTCTATAGCAGCGACTTGGGACTTGCCCAATCTGCCTATCTCAAGGCGCGGGCTAAACTCCACCTCGCAGAGCAGGGGTATGCACGGGCCAAATTTCTCCTGAAAGAACAAGTGATCGGCGAAGCCGAAGCGCAGCGTCGACAGGCGGAGTTGCTCAGTATGCAAGCGGAAGCGGATGAGTCCCGGGACCGCTTGAAACTGCTGGGGATGGACGACGACCAATTTCTCCGTCTTGGCCGCAGCCGGAATATTCAATCCCATGTTCCGATCGTCGCCCCCTTCTCCGGGCGCATCATTGGCCGCAGCCTGACGAGGGGCGAAGTGGTCGAGACGACCGAGAAACTTTTTGTCATCGCCGACCTGTCAGAGGTCTGGGTGCTGGCCAACATTCCCGAGCGGGATATTGCGTTCGTTCACGCCATCCATGCCTCAGGAGCCAGGCATGCGGAGATCAGGGTCAATGCGTACCCGAAAGAGGTAATGACGGGTACCATTACCTATGTGGGCGATGTGCTGGACCCTGCCACTCGTACGATGCAAGTTCGGCTTGAGCTGCCGAACCCTGATGGGCGGCTCAAACCGGAAATGTTTGCAACAATCCGTCTCTCGTCCGAGCCTCAGCCTGATCAGCTGGTGGTGCCGGATGCCGCATTGCAGCAGGATCAGGGCCGGACCTTTGTGTTTGTGCAGCGGGATGCGGATACCTATGAAGCCCGCGATGTTCAGGTCGGCGAATCCAACGGGATTGCCACGACTATTCTCAGCGGCCTGAGCGAAGGAGATCCGGTCGTGACGCACGGCGCCTTCCTCTTAAAATCTGAATTATTGAAGAAGCAAGTTTGA
- a CDS encoding CusA/CzcA family heavy metal efflux RND transporter: protein MVARLLELSLRQRMLIVIFSIMIAVGGLYAFRTIPIDAFPDVTSVLVQVVTKAPGLSPTEVERLVTYPIELQLTGVPSLTELRSLTKVGLSLVTIVFDDSMDINLARQLVLERLIEVKELLPPGAEPMLVPNSTGLGEVFQYYLEAPSRPSQDPAATERALIDQRTVQDWVIRPLLKRTPEVIDVNSMGGYSKQYQVLIEPAMLRKYNLTLHDVFEAIANNNANAGGDILEKHAEKYIVRGVGLIRTIQDIERIVVKAVAGTPVFVGDVAQVRVDHAVRHGATVLNGEREVVSGIVLMLRGGNARDVVESIKARIEDIHAKQLLPDGLKIVPFYDRIELINAALSTVYKALAEGVVLVVIVLFLFLGNVRSALIVVGTLVLAPLATFIVMGQVGLTANLMSLGGLTIAIGMIVDGSVVVVENVYRHLSLQHGNVRKHSEVILSAAKEVAQPVVFGILIIIIVFLPVLSLHGMEGKMFKPLAYTIMIALLVSLVLSLTLSPVLCSLMLKRASEEDPWIVRWAKRLYAPSLRWALGNGKVVLIVAVGLLLSSLALLPFLGSEFIPTLNEGTVAPQTIRLPSVSLQASIEIEKDMQRAMLEFPEVEMVLSKIGRTELGNDPQEANESDPVVRLRPLDQWTTARTMPELMQKFRERLTQVPGATFLISQPIQQRVDELISGVRTEATVKLFGDDLELLRLKANDIAAVLGTVRGVQDIKVEQLFGQPYLTIDIDRGKIARHGINVADVREIITTAIGGSAATRVYEGQQRFDLFVRFPEQYRNSAETIGNILLTDASGRLVPLGDLGTVRVEEGPGRISREQLQRYVSIGFNTLGRDIGSLVSEAQEKISAQVALPSGYTITWGGSFENMERAMARLRIIVPLTIGLIFLLLYSSFDSLRQATLIILNLPFALVGGVVALWLTGEYLSVPASIGFINLFGVAVLNGIVLVSYMNTLREEGRSLDEAVVVGCLLRLRPVLMTALVALLGLLPLAFARGIGSEVQRPLAIVVIGGLVSSTLLTLIVLPVLYRWMEGRVAAPVRTTKSDVGEAAVSSSSPTTGNGHADGVEPVSLHS from the coding sequence ATGGTCGCGCGACTCCTTGAACTGTCCCTCCGCCAGCGCATGCTCATCGTGATCTTTTCGATCATGATCGCGGTAGGGGGGCTCTATGCCTTTCGAACCATTCCCATCGATGCGTTTCCCGACGTCACCAGCGTCCTGGTGCAGGTGGTCACCAAGGCACCAGGACTGTCGCCCACTGAAGTCGAACGGCTGGTGACCTATCCGATCGAACTACAGCTGACTGGGGTGCCCTCCCTGACGGAACTGCGATCCCTGACCAAGGTCGGCCTCTCCCTCGTGACGATCGTCTTCGACGACTCGATGGATATCAACCTCGCGCGCCAACTGGTGCTCGAACGGCTGATCGAGGTAAAGGAACTGCTCCCCCCAGGGGCGGAACCGATGTTGGTGCCGAACAGTACGGGGCTCGGGGAGGTTTTTCAATATTATTTGGAGGCACCTTCTCGTCCCTCGCAAGACCCTGCCGCCACTGAGCGGGCATTGATCGATCAGCGTACGGTTCAGGATTGGGTCATTCGACCGCTGTTGAAGCGCACGCCTGAGGTTATCGACGTCAATTCGATGGGCGGGTACAGCAAACAGTACCAGGTCCTGATCGAGCCGGCGATGTTGCGAAAATACAACCTCACCCTCCACGACGTTTTTGAAGCCATCGCCAACAACAATGCCAATGCCGGCGGCGATATTCTGGAAAAACATGCCGAGAAATACATCGTGCGGGGAGTCGGGCTCATCCGCACCATTCAGGATATCGAACGCATCGTCGTGAAAGCTGTCGCAGGGACGCCGGTCTTTGTGGGCGATGTGGCCCAGGTACGGGTCGACCATGCCGTTCGGCATGGCGCCACCGTGTTGAATGGAGAGCGGGAGGTCGTGAGCGGTATCGTCCTGATGTTGCGGGGAGGCAATGCCCGCGACGTCGTTGAAAGCATCAAGGCTCGCATCGAGGACATTCATGCGAAGCAGTTACTCCCTGACGGACTGAAGATCGTGCCGTTCTACGATCGGATCGAGCTGATCAATGCGGCGTTGAGCACCGTCTACAAGGCGCTCGCGGAGGGGGTGGTGTTGGTCGTCATCGTCCTCTTCCTTTTTTTAGGCAACGTCCGGAGCGCGCTGATCGTCGTCGGCACCCTGGTCCTGGCCCCTCTAGCCACGTTCATCGTGATGGGCCAGGTCGGCCTGACGGCCAACCTCATGTCACTGGGCGGATTGACCATTGCGATCGGCATGATCGTAGACGGATCCGTGGTGGTGGTCGAGAACGTCTATCGACATCTCTCGCTGCAGCATGGCAACGTCAGGAAGCACAGTGAGGTGATCCTGTCGGCGGCAAAAGAGGTCGCGCAGCCGGTCGTATTCGGTATCTTGATTATCATCATCGTGTTCCTGCCGGTGCTGTCCCTCCATGGAATGGAGGGTAAAATGTTCAAGCCGCTGGCCTACACCATCATGATCGCGCTCCTGGTGTCCCTCGTCCTATCGCTGACGCTGTCGCCGGTCCTCTGCTCTCTCATGTTGAAACGGGCGAGCGAAGAAGACCCCTGGATCGTCCGCTGGGCCAAGCGCCTCTACGCGCCCTCGCTCCGCTGGGCGCTCGGGAATGGGAAGGTTGTGCTGATCGTGGCAGTCGGATTACTCCTGTCCAGCCTGGCACTCTTGCCGTTTCTGGGGAGTGAGTTTATTCCAACCTTGAACGAGGGAACGGTTGCTCCCCAAACCATTCGGCTGCCCAGCGTGTCGCTGCAGGCCTCGATCGAGATCGAGAAAGATATGCAACGCGCGATGCTGGAATTCCCGGAAGTCGAAATGGTGCTGTCCAAGATCGGCAGAACTGAATTAGGGAACGATCCGCAAGAGGCCAACGAAAGCGACCCGGTTGTGCGGCTTCGCCCGCTTGATCAATGGACGACTGCCCGCACGATGCCGGAACTGATGCAGAAGTTCCGTGAACGGTTGACGCAGGTCCCGGGCGCCACCTTTCTGATCAGTCAGCCAATTCAACAACGAGTCGATGAGTTGATTTCTGGGGTGCGGACGGAAGCGACGGTCAAGTTGTTCGGTGACGATCTGGAGCTGTTGCGGCTCAAAGCGAACGACATCGCCGCTGTGCTTGGCACCGTGCGCGGGGTGCAGGATATCAAGGTTGAGCAACTCTTCGGACAGCCCTACCTGACGATCGACATCGACCGTGGCAAGATTGCCCGGCATGGCATCAACGTTGCCGATGTGCGGGAGATCATTACGACGGCGATCGGGGGGAGCGCTGCCACCCGCGTGTATGAGGGCCAGCAACGGTTCGACCTCTTCGTACGCTTTCCGGAACAGTACCGGAACAGTGCCGAGACCATCGGCAATATTCTCCTGACTGACGCATCCGGCCGGCTGGTTCCCCTTGGCGATCTGGGGACGGTTCGGGTGGAGGAGGGGCCTGGACGGATCAGCCGCGAGCAGCTGCAGCGTTATGTGTCTATCGGGTTCAACACGCTGGGGCGTGATATCGGTAGTTTGGTGTCTGAAGCGCAGGAGAAAATTAGCGCACAGGTGGCGCTTCCGTCCGGCTATACGATCACGTGGGGAGGGTCGTTCGAAAACATGGAACGGGCGATGGCCAGGCTCCGGATCATCGTGCCCTTGACCATCGGGCTCATTTTTCTGTTGCTGTACTCGTCGTTCGATTCGCTCCGTCAGGCCACACTAATCATCCTGAACCTCCCCTTCGCATTGGTGGGAGGAGTGGTGGCGTTATGGTTGACGGGGGAATACCTCAGCGTGCCTGCCTCCATCGGTTTCATCAACCTCTTTGGCGTGGCTGTTTTGAACGGCATTGTGCTGGTTTCGTACATGAACACGTTACGTGAGGAGGGCCGCAGTCTGGACGAGGCCGTAGTGGTAGGCTGTTTGCTTCGGTTGCGCCCTGTCCTCATGACCGCGTTGGTCGCTCTCCTTGGCTTGCTGCCCCTTGCATTTGCCCGTGGCATCGGTTCTGAAGTACAACGGCCTTTGGCGATTGTCGTCATCGGAGGACTCGTCAGTTCCACGTTACTGACATTGATTGTACTACCGGTGCTGTATCGGTGGATGGAGGGTCGGGTCGCGGCTCCGGTCCGTACAACGAAGTCCGATGTCGGCGAGGCTGCGGTGTCTTCGAGCTCTCCTACAACCGGCAATGGCCACGCGGACGGAGTAGAGCCGGTCTCGTTGCATTCGTAG
- a CDS encoding TolC family protein: protein MIALVTTCSMVLVCSTTHAAGNAPETYTLEGIVQLALERNPTMAGAQGFIDQQRGQQTVAGSYPNPTVTGNTGVGEIRDTGRADIGQSLARQSLTEYNATIGQPLEWPGMRAARQRAADAGVATANSGLTETRLNLIAQVKVAFYDLLLAQQDASLARQNLDIVDGVARIVKARVKSGEAPQFEAIKAEVEVLKARQQLARADNSVRISRVVVDTYTGGVLGLSYSVSGEFVDIPKGIHIDPLMTRMLNQHPTIQRLLQSVEQSEWKLEFERQSRVPNVTVNGSYWREIGREAWQGGLSVPIPTWYRRQGEIASALGTKRREEAELLRARNELVRAVHQHYQDARTTAELIEVFDKGLLKQAQEALRLAQFSFQQGASSLLEVFDAQRVQRQIQMDYVQARYDLSVSLARLERAVGGTL from the coding sequence ATGATCGCTCTCGTAACGACATGTTCGATGGTTCTCGTCTGCTCAACGACCCATGCAGCCGGAAATGCTCCAGAGACATATACGTTGGAAGGGATTGTCCAGCTGGCTCTGGAGCGTAATCCGACGATGGCAGGCGCGCAAGGGTTTATCGATCAGCAGCGTGGCCAACAAACCGTTGCAGGCTCCTATCCCAATCCGACGGTGACCGGAAACACCGGAGTGGGCGAAATCAGAGATACGGGCCGGGCTGACATCGGTCAATCGCTCGCACGGCAATCGCTGACAGAATATAACGCGACAATCGGGCAGCCCTTGGAATGGCCTGGGATGCGTGCCGCACGGCAGCGGGCGGCAGATGCCGGAGTGGCCACGGCGAATTCCGGTCTTACCGAAACCCGGTTGAATCTTATTGCCCAGGTTAAAGTGGCCTTCTACGATCTCCTGCTGGCCCAGCAGGATGCCAGCTTGGCTCGGCAGAACCTCGACATCGTCGACGGGGTGGCCCGAATCGTCAAAGCCCGGGTGAAATCAGGGGAAGCACCTCAGTTTGAGGCGATCAAGGCCGAAGTTGAAGTTCTCAAGGCGCGGCAACAGCTGGCACGGGCGGACAATTCAGTCCGGATCAGTCGTGTCGTAGTGGATACCTACACCGGCGGCGTCCTGGGACTCTCCTATTCGGTGAGCGGTGAGTTTGTCGACATTCCGAAAGGAATTCACATCGATCCCTTAATGACACGTATGCTGAATCAGCACCCCACCATCCAACGGCTGCTTCAATCGGTCGAACAATCCGAGTGGAAGCTTGAGTTTGAGCGGCAATCCCGAGTGCCGAACGTGACGGTGAACGGCAGCTATTGGCGTGAAATTGGCCGTGAAGCCTGGCAGGGAGGACTCTCGGTTCCGATCCCAACTTGGTATCGCCGACAGGGGGAGATCGCTTCGGCGTTGGGGACCAAGCGACGTGAAGAGGCTGAACTGCTGCGGGCTCGCAACGAACTGGTGCGAGCGGTGCACCAACATTATCAGGACGCCAGGACGACGGCTGAACTGATCGAGGTGTTCGACAAAGGTTTGCTGAAGCAGGCTCAGGAGGCTCTGCGGCTCGCTCAGTTCAGCTTTCAGCAGGGAGCGTCCAGCCTGTTGGAGGTTTTTGACGCGCAACGTGTGCAGCGACAGATCCAGATGGACTACGTGCAGGCTCGGTATGACTTGTCCGTGTCGCTGGCTCGACTCGAACGAGCGGTCGGAGGGACGCTATGA
- a CDS encoding response regulator has translation MRLLLADDNQHVLQMLACLLSDKDRIVGTVPDGSALLTAAVELMPDIVISDIDMPGVNGLEAARRLRELLPHTKVILMSGHDDSDHVARAFAAGAYAFVSKGQAGDLRTTFNEIISNALARPASQEFVAHGMTGTKACSF, from the coding sequence ATGCGGCTTCTTCTAGCGGATGACAATCAGCATGTGCTGCAGATGTTGGCCTGCCTTTTATCAGACAAAGATCGGATTGTAGGGACGGTCCCGGATGGGAGTGCCCTCCTCACTGCTGCGGTCGAACTCATGCCGGACATCGTGATTTCAGACATCGACATGCCTGGCGTGAATGGATTGGAGGCAGCCCGTCGATTGCGGGAACTGCTTCCGCACACGAAAGTCATTCTCATGAGTGGTCATGACGACTCGGACCATGTTGCGCGCGCCTTTGCCGCGGGAGCCTATGCGTTTGTGTCAAAGGGACAGGCGGGAGATTTGCGAACCACTTTTAATGAAATCATCAGCAATGCCCTTGCACGACCAGCATCCCAAGAATTTGTAGCGCATGGCATGACCGGTACGAAAGCCTGTAGTTTCTGA
- a CDS encoding response regulator, with protein MRRRILVIDHDDEARNIVCEHLLGLGFSVASEDSGFSGLVRIAQEKERAPFDGLVLELDMPLLGGMAILQEMRDRHSEIPVIVTALSSEIKRLRDAVNLGAKEYLVKPFDAELLARKCRRIFPDIVSSI; from the coding sequence ATGCGTCGACGCATTCTGGTTATTGATCATGACGATGAAGCGAGGAACATAGTCTGTGAGCACCTGCTCGGGCTTGGGTTCTCTGTGGCGAGTGAAGACAGTGGGTTTTCCGGTCTTGTTCGAATCGCACAGGAAAAGGAGCGGGCTCCCTTCGACGGACTTGTACTTGAACTCGATATGCCCTTGCTTGGAGGGATGGCGATTTTGCAGGAAATGCGGGACCGTCATTCGGAGATCCCCGTGATTGTGACTGCGCTATCGAGCGAGATTAAGCGTCTCCGCGACGCGGTGAATCTGGGAGCCAAAGAGTATCTCGTGAAGCCGTTCGATGCTGAACTGCTCGCGAGGAAATGCCGACGCATATTTCCTGATATTGTCAGTTCGATCTGA